In one Mucilaginibacter ginsenosidivorax genomic region, the following are encoded:
- a CDS encoding pyruvate dehydrogenase complex E1 component subunit beta, with product MREIQFREALREAMVEEMRNDGNIYLMGEEVAEYNGAYKVSQGMLDEFGAKRVIDTPISELGFAGIGIGSAMNGLRPIIEFMTFNFSLVAIDQIINGAAKIMSMSGGQFSVPIVFRGPTGNAGMLSSQHSQCFENWYANCPGLKVVVPSNPYDAKGLLKSAILDPDPVIFMESELMYGDKGEVPEETYYIPLGKAKVVTEGTDVTLVGFGKIMKVVIAAAAELAKEGINAEVIDLRTVRPIDYETVINSVKKTNRLVIIEESWPLGSIATEVAFKVQKDAFDYLDAPILRIMGGDVPLPYAPTLIQEYLPNPERVVKAVKEVMYVTK from the coding sequence ATGAGAGAAATACAATTCAGAGAAGCGCTACGTGAGGCTATGGTCGAAGAAATGCGCAACGACGGAAATATATACCTGATGGGTGAAGAGGTTGCCGAATATAATGGTGCCTACAAAGTAAGCCAGGGTATGCTGGATGAATTTGGTGCTAAACGCGTTATTGATACGCCCATCTCTGAATTAGGCTTTGCCGGTATTGGTATCGGTTCGGCTATGAATGGCTTACGCCCGATCATCGAGTTCATGACCTTTAACTTTTCGTTAGTGGCTATCGATCAGATCATCAACGGTGCGGCCAAAATCATGTCGATGAGCGGTGGCCAGTTTTCTGTGCCAATCGTTTTCCGTGGGCCAACCGGTAATGCAGGTATGCTTAGTTCGCAGCACTCACAGTGCTTTGAAAACTGGTATGCCAACTGCCCGGGTTTAAAGGTTGTTGTTCCATCAAACCCTTACGATGCAAAAGGCTTATTAAAATCTGCAATATTGGATCCGGATCCGGTTATTTTCATGGAGTCGGAATTAATGTATGGCGATAAGGGCGAAGTTCCTGAAGAAACTTACTATATCCCATTGGGTAAAGCCAAAGTGGTAACAGAAGGTACCGATGTAACTTTGGTTGGTTTCGGCAAGATCATGAAAGTGGTTATTGCTGCCGCTGCCGAGTTGGCAAAAGAAGGCATCAACGCCGAAGTGATAGATTTGCGTACTGTACGCCCTATTGATTACGAAACAGTAATCAACTCGGTTAAAAAAACAAACCGTTTGGTAATTATCGAAGAAAGCTGGCCTTTAGGTTCAATTGCTACCGAGGTTGCTTTTAAAGTACAAAAAGATGCTTTTGATTACCTTGATGCGCCTATTCTGCGTATTATGGGTGGCGATGTTCCGTTGCCTTATGCGCCAACTTTAATACAGGAATACCTGCCAAACCCTGAAAGGGTTGTTAAAGCCGTTAAAGAGGTAATGTACGTTACTAAATAA